From Oncorhynchus keta strain PuntledgeMale-10-30-2019 chromosome 8, Oket_V2, whole genome shotgun sequence:
AGGGCTTACATAAATTGGAACCGTCTAGTGGGCAAATGCACGTAATGTAGGTCTACTCTATCAATGCACaattgtgtgtgtctctctctctttcgcatatgcacacacactttGAGAAAACACGTTTTGAATATGTCTGGGTGCAAATTGAAGCTATTCTTCGGCACTGACTGAGTCAATGTGCCATTAGCCTAACTAAACAGTCACCCAGGGGgggtcagggagggaggaggaagggaaacaCGGAGTGAAAAGACAGATGCTGCACGAGGACACTTTTAGAGAAACACGTGGCGCTCACTGATTCAgttcttttttttctcattttattCACATACTCATCTCTTATAAAATGTACAATATAGACACCTTTACAAAATAGAAAATGACCCACATTACTGACAAATACAAAGTACAACTCCAACATATATATATAGGCCTATGCAATACTGCTTTGGCATTTCAAATACATAATAAAGTGCtcgttttttaaatattttttaaaatataaatacaTTCATGATGACGTTTTTCTTTTCATCACAAAAGTTGTTGTTCACAGCATTTCAGACGGACTGTGTCCTGGTCTTCAGTTGCAATAAAGTGCAGATGCTTATGTTAGATATACATTTGAGCGCCGAATCCACTTGTTTAAAGCATTTACAGTCAACTGAAAGCGAATTGTCGGTggccaacacacaaacacactgtcatCAGAGTTCACTCAGCACCCCTCTAAACTTCACTGGGTGACCTGGAGCGGTAGGCTACGTTGGTCTGAAAGCAGCCGCAGAAAAGGACGTAGAGCGAGCGCTGGATGTCGGCATTACGGTAGGCGTAGATGATTGGGTTGATCATGGAGTTGTAGGTGGCCGGAAGCAGCGTGGCGTACGTGTACACCAACGGGTACTCGCGCTCTCCCACCAGGCAATAAATAGCGAAGGGAAGCCAGCTCGCGCCGAAGGTGCCCAGGATGATGGCCAGCGTGGACACGCCCTTCTTGGTGGCCACGTAGTGCGAGGCAGTGAAGAAGTGCTTCTGAAGAGCGATCTGGTGCGCGTGGTGGCATACGATCTTGCAGATCTTGAAGTAGAGAGTCAGCATGAGTATGAAGATGACGAAGAAGGACACCGCCAACAATGTCACGTTGCTGCGAGTGAGCGGGCGCACGATGCTGCATGAGTTCGGGTCGTCCAGACAGTTCCAGCCCAGCACGGGTAGCAGGCCCAGGCACATAGACACGCCCCACGTGCCCGCCAGCATCAGGTGCACATAGTGGAGCGTCTTCTCCGAGAAGTAAGTCAGTGCGTTGTAGAGAGAAAAGTACCGGTCCACCGTTATAGCCAGCAGGCTACTGATGGACGCCGTGAAGGAGGCCACTAGGAACCCAACAGTAATAAGACTGATAGTCTCTGAGGAGAGGACGTACTGGAACACGAAATTGAGGATTAATCCCATGCCTGCCAGTAAATCCGCAGTGGCCAGGCTCCCTATGAGAACGAACATGGGGGTGCGCATGGTGGGCGTATAGAAGATGATAGCCACCACGATGCTGTTCTCACAGGCGATGACGGTGCCCGACATGCAAAGCATGATGTCCCACGGGTTGATGGGGAAGTCCTGCGGGGCGGCGGAGAGTTCCAGGCTGCCGTTTCTCTCTGGAGAGTTGGCCTCCATACACGGGAAAGCCTTTCCAGCCAACGTGGCTGTCGCCACAGTGTCGTTACCGAGGAAAGTCTCGTTCATGTCTGCGCATGTGTCACCTTTTTCCTCCTGAAGAGAaaattacacacagagagagaggttgcaATTTAGTTTCACAATTGCCATATGTAAAAATATGCAATGCCTAGAGACAGCAGGGTAGGAGCGATCCGTGGTGCGGAAGCGTGGGCAACTCATGCAGCGGCTAAAAACGCCAAACCTGAATCATGAAAAACTAATTAAAGACATATCTAAAACTGTTATGACATCACGGTAATATTATCCAAAAGCTTGTGTCCAACTTTTGAGACCACATGAAGAGCAGTGCCCGAGGAactatccatggtgctgaaacttgAAACGGAATAATAGGCTATGATCGTGGATAAAAATGCACCCCTGTCCCACTTAACTCCCAATAACGAAACAAACTGATACACAATATTATCAAAACTCAATAAAGTAGCACATCGTCTTTTCACCAAATTTTAGTTTCCATGTGAAATGGTAATGTAGATTACATACCTCTCCGTTTTACACAGAGCTTTcggaaaaaaatgtatttgtagaAAATCACAACTGTCCCTTTCCTCGAAATAGCTCAGGTAAAGCCCTCGGCTTTGTTCCGTTTCCCTCGCATAGGCGAGACACCAAGGGCAGGTGCGACCTGAAGCATTGACTGGCGCGGGGGAGAGGGACAAGAGCGCGAGAGCCAGAACGGTAAAGACTGACGTTTGCAAGCGGTGGAGCGCTATTAAACCCAAGTGACGTCAGgtcacatactgtagagagagagagagaaagagagaggagagatgcagACTTGAGAAGGCCGACCGCGATCACACGCTCAAGATTAAACGTGTAGACCATCCAGCGGCTCTCTGCCCATGAAGACTTCACAGCGCCCTGCTCAGCGCACGGCCAAACAGATCACAGTCGGACTAATGCTAATTTCACTTGGTTACAGACTCTTTCTTGAAGTAAAAAAGATGAAATGGCACATTTCTTATATCAGAAAGTTACTGGTTGCGGATAGGCACTAGTCAAAGTAATCCAGTCCTGAAATGTGTAAGAGGGAGCGTGTGTGTCAGGAtacatttgtgtgcgtgtgtctgtgtgtgatgtgtgtggaaGTGCTTGTGTTGAAATTGCATTCTCCGTGTACGGCTTTCTAGATGTGGTAACCTAACCATCCTTTTTGGTCCACTATTACCTCGACGAGATTCTGTGGAACGAAGTGGCTTTTCACATTTCAATTCACGTTAcaaccatttacatttacatttaagtcatttagcagacgctcttatccagagcgactttaaCCCTGCCTTAACCTTCGTTGTGGCTGGCAACACAACATTCTTGGTCTGCTGCTCAAATtgaccatacatacagtggggcataaaagtatttagtcagccaccaattgtgcaggttctcccacttaaaaagatgagagaggcctgtcattttcatcataggtacacttcaactatgacagacaaaatgagaaaagaaatccagaaaatcacattgtaggatttttaatgaatttatttgcaaattatggtggaaaataagtatttggtcaagtGCCTACGCTGCActacattggggcggcagggtagcctagtggttggagcgttggactagtaaccggaaggttgcaagttcaaaacccccaagctgacaagatacaaatctgtcgttctgcccctgaacaggaagGTTAACCCACtgtggccgtcattgaaaataagaatttgttcttaactgacttgcctggttaaataaataaagaaataaaagtttctcaatactttgttatatacactttgttggcaatgacagaggtcaaacgttttctgtaagtcttcacaaggttttcacacactgttgctggtatttacTGGGGAAGCCAATGCTCTGATCCCATctttatttttattgaacctttatttaactaggtaagtcagttaacaaattcttatttacaatgacggccttccctGGCCAAACACTAAACCGGACAAcgggccctatgggactcccaatcacggccggttgtgatacagcctggaatcgatccagggtctgtagtgaagcctttaacactgagatgcaatgccttagaaaTCTGCACCACTCCTGAGTAGTGAGCCTGCGAAAACGTCAAGTCATGTTTTTATAGCCTAAGctgcactacatgaccaaaaatatgtggacacctgctcatcggaCATATCATTCCataatcatggccattaatatggagttggtcccccctttgttgctataacagcctccactcttctgggaaggctttcctctagacGTTGGAAAGTTgatgctgggacttgcttccattcagccacaagagcattagtgaggttgtcTCACattcggtgttccaattcatacCAACGGTGctcgatggggttgaagtcagggctctgtgcaggccattcaagttcttccatctcgacaaaccatttctgtatggaactcGATTTGTGCAtgacaggaaagggccttccccaaaatgttgccacaaagttgaagcacagaatcatctagaatgtcattgtacgctgatttcccttcactggaaataaggggcctagcccaaaccatgaaaaacagcccagaccgttattcctcctccaccaaaatgtacagttggaACTATGCATTTGGGCATGTAGCagtctcctggcatctgccaatcCCAGATTcatctgttggactgccagatggtgaagcgtgattcaacaCTCCAGataacgcgtttccactgctccagagcccaatggaggcgagctttacaccactccaggcgACGCTTGGTATTGCggatggtgatcttagacttgtgtgcggctgctcggccatggaaatccatttcataaAGCTTCCAACGAACAGTTCTGGTtgtgacattgcttccagaggcagtttgaactcggtagtgagtgtttttttttttatttaaattttacctttatttaaagtcAGGAAcacaatcttattttcaatgacagcctgggaaaagtgggttaactgcctgttcaggggcagaacgatagatttgtacattgtcagctcgggggtttgaactcgcaaccttccggttactagtccaacgctctagccactaggctacgctgccggtgttgcaaccgaggacagacaatttttatgcgCCTCACTCTTCAGCACTCATAGctctcgttctgtgagcttgtgtggcctatcacttcacagctgagccgttgttgctcctagaagtttccacttcacaataacagcacttacagttgtctGGGGCCGCTCTatcagggcagacatttgatgaactgacttgttagaaaaggtggcatcatatgacagtgccacgttgaaagtcactgagctcttcagtatgggccattctactgacaatgtttgtctatggagattgcatggcggtgtgctcaattttatacacctgtaagCAACGGATGTAGCTGAAATCGCTGAatacactcatttgaaggggtgtccacgtaCTGGTGTATGTATTTATTGCCTAAAATAGGCCCATTTATTTGTGTTCTGAGAAAATGTGAATGTTATCAAATTTGGTTTAAATTCAAACTTCAGGTGGCTAGACTACCTGGGCCATTTTAATCCAAAATGATTGACTGGAAATAATCAATCAAAACAATAGTGGTAACATTTTGTATGAGTATCTTTAAATTAAAACTTCTTTAGGCTCGGTGTCCCGCTAGCAGGACAACTTCGAGTGGAACTGGAGGgcacgcaattcaaataaataatcataaaaattatggatattaaacatttctgtacatacaagtatcttatatcggttgaaagctgaaattcttgttcatctaactgccCTGTCTGATTTACAGTAGGGGTttacatgccatgcgattgtttgaggacgtcACCCCCAAAAATTCACAAATagtcataaattcacaaatagtcataaattcacaaatagtcattaaatattcacttactttttgaaaatcttcctctgatttgtcaccgaaagggtcccagctataacatgtagtgtcgttttgttagataaaatccttctttatatcccaaaaagtcagtttagttggcgccatagATTTCAGTAATCTACTCGTTCAACATGCCAAGATAGGAATACGAAAATCTACctctaaactttgtttcaacaagtcaaaataagtTTATATTtaatcctcagataccctaaaatgtaatcaaactataacaTTTCAtatggaaagaagtatgttcaataggaaaccaatATTAGCAGGTGCGCGTTTGTCTTCATGGCGCTCGCGCACACAAATTTCGAAGACTATGTCCCTGAAGTAAAACTCATTATTCTTAATAATTTTGCCTGAAACCTTGCACATTGAGTGCCAACACCCAGTGGAAGCCATAAGAATTGCATACTGGGAGCTAGATTTCATTATTTCCCTATACTTTTCATTGTAAGAGCATTGGCTCTCAAAAAAACAAAAtcaggttggtttttctttggattgtctcctaccatatctattgtgttatagtctaatacattattttaacatttctacaaactttaaAGCGTCTTCTTTCTAATGGAAAAATGTATATGTATATCCTGGCTTCaaggcctgagcaacaggcagtttactttgggcacatcattcaggtggaaattgagaaaaaaggacCCTAGCCTGAAGATGTTTTTAATTAAAGCTGCAAAGGCAGACACAATGCAACCCTGCATACAGAGAGCTCAGCCCTGTCGGTTTTATTGTCCAATCGCagttgtctgtctgtgtaaagggTTTTAATGTTTCCATGGGCTTACTTAGTTTTACTTGGCTCAGTGCAGCCGGCAGCTACTGTGACAATTTCAGAATGTAACATGCTGTTACTTTAATTTCAGGTAAAAGCTTAATAAAACACGTCTCAAATATCAGAAAAATATACATTTCAGCTGTTTCAACATTGCTCTGCTATTACCACTTGTACTGTAGGAGTGTTGGCTAAACAACACATTTCTGTTTAGACTGCCCAGCTTCAAGGGGGGCAACAGTCGTGCGAATGTAGTGCTACCTCCGGAGATAGTGGTCGAGACATAGCAAGTACGCAAGTTTACGTTTGAGTAATATGTGTAGCCGACGGTATTTTTAAACAGGCTCTATGTAGACTATGCCTCCTTCTGTTTATTGAGAAGGATTTCAACCTTAAATAATGGCCTATCATGTTCCCTGCACAGTTCATTTACAGATC
This genomic window contains:
- the LOC118372010 gene encoding G-protein coupled receptor 6-like encodes the protein MNETFLGNDTVATATLAGKAFPCMEANSPERNGSLELSAAPQDFPINPWDIMLCMSGTVIACENSIVVAIIFYTPTMRTPMFVLIGSLATADLLAGMGLILNFVFQYVLSSETISLITVGFLVASFTASISSLLAITVDRYFSLYNALTYFSEKTLHYVHLMLAGTWGVSMCLGLLPVLGWNCLDDPNSCSIVRPLTRSNVTLLAVSFFVIFILMLTLYFKICKIVCHHAHQIALQKHFFTASHYVATKKGVSTLAIILGTFGASWLPFAIYCLVGEREYPLVYTYATLLPATYNSMINPIIYAYRNADIQRSLYVLFCGCFQTNVAYRSRSPSEV